A window of Magnolia sinica isolate HGM2019 chromosome 13, MsV1, whole genome shotgun sequence genomic DNA:
TTTCATCTTTAACCGTCCATTAATTGCCCACCAATTCGACGGTTAGATAACCAAATAAgtgtcatttttgggccatgataTATCTAAACCGGTTCCCATATTTTGGAATGCTTATTcaaaatatgcaatttctaagcacCTGTGTATAATCCATCACACCATGCCAGAGTATAAAATCTTTTCTCCTCATTCAATCCCCCAACAATACCAAATGAAAATAtacacttgagagagagagagagagagagagagagagaatggcttCCAATCCCAACCTAAGAAGCCccaagaaagaggaggatgaggtgGTGCCGGAGGACGTGGAATTGCCGTCGGCGACAGCGAGGAATGCCAGTGGCGAGATCGATATTATGGATGAACTGGAGGACATTTTGGGAAttggaaaagaagagaagaaggaagagagcaTGTTTGGAAATATGGAGTGGGATTTCATGGCActtgaagtagaagaagaagaagaagagaataagaTGAAGGTAGAAGAATGCTTTGAGGAATGTGAGAATGATTTCAGTGTTGTTGTGAAAAGAGAAAATCAAGGATTTTGGGAAGAGGAGAAGACCATATCTTTGAATTTGAATTATCAGGACGTTTTGGATGCATGGTCTGATGGACGGTCACCATGGGCTGATGACTATTCACTTTCGATGGCCAGTGATGCTTTTGTACGTACAACTTCTCCATacatctctctctttatatatacatttattttttaaaattttttaaatccaGACGGTTCATATCCTGGATCTTGCTGTGGATGGGCCATATTTCAAATATCTAATCGATCCGAACATCCTGACCGTTCGATCGGACGAACATCAAATGGGTGGTTAACAAAGAGCTTTAATGGCTAAGTTCATCATTTAAGTATCTGTAATGTGTCCCATGCATAGCAGTGCCCACattttgacggtctggattgatttaAATGATCTCTCATTTGTTAAGGGGATGGGTGAACTGGGGGAAGTGTAGTCAACCGTCCTGATTGAAACCATCGGTTCAATGCGGTGGGTTCACCCTTTCCATCGACAGGAGGTCGGCTGGAGAAGTACTGATCCGTACTCCAAACAGCCAATATGACCTTGGGATCCCCTGGAATTACAAAAGAGCCACTAACAGAAAACGGTCTCATCGATCTCCCGGTTGACGCATATGCCCATCACTCTTTATAAAAATTTCATTCATGAGAAGGGCAATTTGGGTATTTGATGCATGGACGTTTAAAATCCATACTATTATAATACATACTTATAATACATACGCCCAagttcaaaaattcatacatggtcAACAACATTCTAAAAACATCTAAATGACCTGAGATTGCCAACTCATCAATCCGATTGTCCATTCATCACCAATGCAGAAGAAACCATGCCTATTGGATGTTCATAACCCTTCAAATGTGGGCCATGTTGTTACGACCATGCCTTCCTTGCAGGACATAGCTTGCATGATTagcatcataaaaaaaaaaaaaattaaaaaaaaaattaaaaaaaaaaaaaaacccaactttGGAACCTCAAAAATTCCATTAGTGGGACCTATTGAAGAGATGTTTCAACATAAATCTACCGttcattttccatgctattgattgAATGTTAGGATCAACCATGGGTGTGATCTTTGCACCATAGCTTGCCCATAGctgtatgaatggatggatcacttGAATATATGATTCTCAATGTCAAGAGTAGTTTAATGTTGGAATGTAAGTTTTTTCaattcatacatacatatatacatatatacatgtcatATGTATAGCAAGGTTGTCCCATCATGAAAATAGGATGCGCCAAAAATCAAGTCGAACTAACCATGAAAATGTGATGCTCCATATGAATGTAGAGTTTTTAGATGCTATTTCTGGTTTCTTTGGTGTAccccatctaatggttggatcaacccAAATTTTGGGGcatcttattttcttttcttgatgGGATAATTTTAATGATCTGGCTAGATGTTATATAGAaaccatggtgggctccacattggACGTATAACTAGTTGTGTTAGAGTATTACTCATATATGAGAGATAGTCATGCACAACTAGTTGGTATGTGGgcgccactatgatgtttatatgacatctcgTTGGTAAAGTAAGGTTGTCCCACTATAAAAATAGGATGTTCAAAATATCAAGATGATCAAACTAGGAAAACGTGATGCTCCATATGTATGTAGAGTTTTTGAGTAttgttttgtggtttatatggtTTACCCCCACCTAATAGTTAGATCAACCCTGTTTTTAGGGCATCTTATTTTCTTGATAGGATAATTTTAATTGATGGGAAAGATGCCTTAAAaacaccatggtaggccccacaaggtGCCTTATAGACACCTTGATAGGATCAACCCAATTTTTAGGGCCTCTCATATATGAGAGATGCTCATGTGGAACTAGTTGCACGTCCGACTAGTTGGCATGTGGGGTGACTATTGTCTTTGTATGACATTTCATTTGCATAACAAGGTTGTTCCACAATAAAAATAGGATGTGCATTTAATCAAGACAATCAAGTCACGAAAATGCGATGCTCCATATGAATGTAGAGTTTTTAGGTGTTGTTTCATGGTTTCTGCGGTGTACCCTACCTAATAGTTGGATCAACTCAATTTTTGGGGCATCTCAATTTCTTGATGGGATAGTCTTAATGgatggatgtcatataaatactAATGGCCCAACACGCCAACTAGTTGGACATATGACTTGTTGCATTTGAGCATTACTCATTACTCGCATTCGGTGCTTACATATAATTCTAACTTTTACAAATTGATAGGTGGGAGAAGTGCCAGTAatggaagaagagaagaataGAAGAGAAGCACGGGTGCTTAGATATAAAGAGAAGCGTCAAAGTAGGCTTTTCTCTAAGAAGATAAGATACCAAGTTCGAAAACTCAATGCAGAGAAAAGACCTCGACTcaaggtttctctctctctctctctctctctctctctaacttagCATATAATAATTCAAATTcgaccaattaaattatggaactCTTTGCAAAGTTAGTCCCAAAAATCAATTTTAACATCTTctttcatggacacttgttttttaGATAAGACTATtggattatttttatatttaactgtccaataaatgtccaataAATTGATAGTAAGATAATCTATTGACCCATAGGTTTTGGTTCTTGACACAACTGCATACACAATACAGAGAATTAAgttatacaatttctaagtgtctgTATATCATCCATTACACTCTACCAAAGTATTAatgctttctcttttattttcttgacTATTCTTATCCCAGTGTGAAGCACCCATAGTGAAGTTTTGCTATGGGCGAATTGCATCTTCCTCTCATGAGAACTTGGATGTTTGATGAATCGGTCTGTCTCAATTTCATTAATTCTGCATTCGTCCTATCTTGCACAGCCAGGGATAAATTTCACCTAGAATGAAATTTTGCTATAGTAGCTACTCACAGCAAGCTTTCATTATGGGTTAATCCTTAGATATTCCAGTCTCGATGAAGTTTCACCTATACCAAACTTTCAATGTGGGTGTCATGCACCCACAGGAAATTTCATGGTGGGTGAATCTTACCACACCTTACAAGTTCAAagagggtggggcccactcacgAGCACACTTCAGTGGAGGCAGATTGGTCAGTGACGCTGCTAGTAGCCACtggctactggtcggtgctgtgggccccaccatgatgtatgtgtttcatccatacctcccatccatttttccagatcattttatgatatgaatccaaaattgaggtagatccaaatatctaGTGGACCaaatcataggaaaaagtgttgattggacacccaccattgaaaacttcatgggagccacaaaagttttgaatcaagctgatatttgttttttttttttttttccattcatccaggtttttatgacctaatcaacaggttggatgtcaaataaacattactgtgggccctaggaggcttttaatggtggacattcaatcactactgtatttctgtggtgtggtccacctgagattttgatctgcctaatttttgggatgaagacataaaatgatctgtaaaaatggatagacggtacggataaaagacatacataatgggtggggcccacagagcaccgaccatagcCAAATCCCATCCCACTCCAGTCCACAATGAAGAATATATGTTGATGTTTGTCTTACAGGATCTCctttatcttctctctctctcttagtttaATTGAAATTATTTGTGGTTGCAGGGTCGATTTGTGAAGAGACTTCCTGAAAAGATATTAAGATGAATatggaatgatatgaaaaatatcTGAAGCTGTTTGGTAGATATTTTCATGTCATCCATCTAACATGTGAAGAAGAAAATATCTCTTTTGGGCACTTTGTATTATGTTTCCTTGGATTTATCTTTCTTGGCCCTTCTCCCCTCTGATTTGTCTTTTCATCAATAGAGATATTTTATCTCCAAAACAATTGGCCCTTGATTCTGAATCAAATTACCACAACACCATTGATCATAATGGGCCCAGTCGGGCCCACcgaaatcagaattttgaattaGTGTGGCTCAGTGGGCCAAAGTGCAGgaatatttaagaaaaaataatagGCCTGGCCCCACATAGGATGTGAGTTTTATGTTGTATTTTGGATCAGGTTCTGGCCAAGTAGTATATGTTTTAAGACTCGGATGAGTTGGATGCAACTTGACTCGAACTTCATCTGACCCAATTGGGCCTGACACACATGAGTCGCTCCTGTGTCAGGTGAATCAGAATTGGGTACAACTTGACTCGGACCATATCTGGGTCCAAGCGAATTGGGCTTGACACCcccaagtagagctgggcatgggacgactTGATTCTCAAGTCTGACTTGTTTAGACCCTACTCGATCCGAactgagtgggtgagtcaatccaaaccgagtagacttcgtccaatcgGACTCAAACCAAGTCCAAAAGTTCAACTCGAAATTCAACTCAATATGGACTCCACTCATTCTAAAACCCAACTATCTCTTTGGGTTTGTACacggttgacctcatgggaactttccatgagtatgtgctatgcaggccccaccatgatgtgtgacgaacatcaataccgtgcatttgataggtcccctttaggttatgggatatgccaaaaatcaaccatatatggaactcaggtgggccataccatctaaaaccatgtgaagacatgcttaaaacatataaaagcacttggtggggcccacttgagttttggatgtggctaaaacttagtctgacccctcatccaagtgggatacacgtAATTAAAGGTATACACGAGTCGAGTTTGGCACGActcagccactagttgaccccagcctgaactcggctcggcttagtCCTTGCGCCTgaatggccagctcggctcggttcggtcagcagctcaggccagttcgagtcaagtttgagccaagatctaGTCGAGTTTGTCTCTGCAGCATTTTtgcaaacacatggactgcactttcaaattctcactgtatgtaaaacaatagcaacagttttacaagtatttcatcaaacaccttctaggcaatatcaaaatcaagaaaaagggtatttattttatatacataccttccttgccaccagccagcacttcattgagtcatttcatcaaacacttggtgagcaaaatcaatatcaaagtaaccgaatcACTGagttggttcgatctgagttcgattcaagttgatgttcgattcaagtcgagtcaagctcgggcaagcttgaactcggttcgaaattttttcaagctcaaaaaataagcttgacttggctcgaactcagtttcagaCCGAGTCGactcaagcttttttgagtcgagtcgagtgagctaaccgagctaactcagttcttGTACAGCCCTACACacaatggataggctggatttgtgaaccacattttggtgggcccaataaatgattatggatgttttaatgggagggtaatctatctcaactgttgtatgtagtgtggcccacccaagtcatggattgacttgattttcaagctcatggcccactatggaatggtgcatctgactgatggggtagatgttcgacacatatcatggtggggcccacacagcttgacctcatgagaagttcccatgaggtcgacttcatagtaccatttctatatatatatatatatatatatatatatatatatatatatatatatatatatatatatatatttgtcacAAGCCTTAACATCAGCTtgccaaatgggtggacggtttggatataccgCACCCAGCACGGTGGGTCCCCCCAtcccagatgaacggtgtggacaccacacatggtgcacaccaaaagaaacagtgagaagtgaacgcctaccattgaaaacttttgggccccataagttttagatcctaggagttttggatcaagctgatatttctggaTTCACCTTATCCAtgactatgtgaccttataaacaggtttgatgacaaataaacatcgcgatGGGCTCTAGGGAGAAActagttttcaacggtggatgaccactgtttcttgagGTGGGGTTTACTTGGGCTTgagttctgcctcatttttggggtcatgtcctaaaatgtgctTGTAAAATAGATGGCCAGCATGGACAAATCACACACATCACGATGAAGTCCACAAATTTAAATAAGTGTCAATGAGTTTCTTTTTAAAATCTGTGTCAATTTTCAACTCAAACAATGGAATTgaaaaagtaattattactcatttctTTATATTTACCGTGATATATGAttatcatggttttaagacttggatgACTATGATACAACTTGTCTTAGTTGACTTGGAGTCGGTTCTAGTTTGATATGatgagtagagttgggcatcgagtcgagtcaaaccaagttagggctgactcgacttgacccggttttgaaatagacttgacttgaactcgacttgactcagtaaTAAGTCTAGCATGCCTAACCTGATCCGGGTCCGAGTCTAGCCTAAACTAACTCAAACCCAGTTTGACTTGATCACAGGTACCAAGTTAGGTCAAGTCAGCACCCAATCGGATTGGGTGCAGCACGTATCGACATGCTGAAATCATAGCTGAGAACCTAGGTGCACCTGTCCGAATTGTAGCCTTTCCATCAACTAGCTAGTATTGAGTCGGAATTTGGGTTGAGTCAAGTGACTGGATGACCCGAACTTGACTCGATTTGAGGTCAGATTGACTAgctcacccactcggtttaggTCGAGTCGGGTCTAAACAAGTCGAATATAATGATTCGAAtcatcccatgcccagctctaattatgAGTTACTCCTGAGTCAAGCACATGTGAACGAGTCATTCTGAGTCACCAGGATGTTTTAAGCATGACCCAGAGAAAGGGTATTTGTGTAATTATATGGTTACTCATGGATCATTTCATTGCCGTCTTATGGGAGATATT
This region includes:
- the LOC131223679 gene encoding zinc finger protein CONSTANS-LIKE 7 isoform X2; this encodes MASNPNLRSPKKEEDEVVPEDVELPSATARNASGEIDIMDELEDILGIGKEEKKEESMFGNMEWDFMALEVEEEEEENKMKVEECFEECENDFSVVVKRENQGFWEEEKTISLNLNYQDVLDAWSDGRSPWADDYSLSMASDAFVGEVPVMEEEKNRREARVLRYKEKRQSRLFSKKIRYQVRKLNAEKRPRLKGRFVKRLPEKILR
- the LOC131223679 gene encoding zinc finger protein CONSTANS-LIKE 7 isoform X3; its protein translation is MASNPNLRSPKKEEDEVVPEDVELPSATARNASGEIDIMDELEDILGIGKEEKKEESMFGNMEWDFMALEVEEEEEENKMKVEECFEECENDFSVVVKRENQGFWEEEKTISLNLNYQDVLDAWSDGRSPWADDYSLSMASDAFVGEVPVMEEEKNRREARVLRYKEKRQSRLFSKKIRYQVRKLNAEKRPRLKVFMT
- the LOC131223679 gene encoding zinc finger protein CONSTANS-LIKE 7 isoform X1; translation: MASNPNLRSPKKEEDEVVPEDVELPSATARNASGEIDIMDELEDILGIGKEEKKEESMFGNMEWDFMALEVEEEEEENKMKVEECFEECENDFSVVVKRENQGFWEEEKTISLNLNYQDVLDAWSDGRSPWADDYSLSMASDAFVGEVPVMEEEKNRREARVLRYKEKRQSRLFSKKIRYQVRKLNAEKRPRLKCEAPIVKFCYGRIASSSHENLDV